A region of Streptomyces sp. TG1A-60 DNA encodes the following proteins:
- a CDS encoding thioesterase family protein, whose protein sequence is MPEAASVQATIGASEFDRDTAVTLREPGVYDIDLSAGWTITSAVNGGYLLAVLGRALADALPHEDPFTISAHYLTASRPGPATVRTDVVRTGRTLSTGQASLFQHDDEGREVERIRVLASYGDLGALPDDVRTTAKPPAIPPVGQCFGPQDAPTPVSGSSAIADRLFLKLDPATLGWALGAPSGKGEMRAWFGLADGRDADPLSLLLAVDALPPTAFELGISGWVPTVELTVHVRCRPAPGPLRVAVTTRNLAGGFLEEDAEVWDSADRLVAQSRQLARVRLAD, encoded by the coding sequence ATGCCCGAAGCAGCTTCCGTACAGGCCACCATCGGCGCCAGTGAGTTCGACCGGGACACCGCGGTCACCCTGCGGGAACCCGGCGTATACGACATCGACCTCTCCGCCGGCTGGACGATCACCAGCGCCGTCAACGGCGGCTACCTCCTGGCCGTCCTGGGCCGCGCCCTCGCCGACGCGCTTCCGCACGAGGACCCGTTCACGATCTCCGCGCACTACCTGACCGCCTCCCGGCCGGGCCCCGCGACCGTCCGCACGGACGTCGTCCGCACCGGCCGGACCCTGTCGACCGGCCAGGCCTCCCTCTTCCAGCACGACGACGAGGGCCGCGAGGTCGAGCGGATACGCGTCCTGGCCTCCTACGGCGACCTGGGCGCCCTCCCGGACGACGTCCGTACGACGGCGAAACCGCCCGCGATCCCCCCGGTCGGCCAGTGCTTCGGCCCCCAGGACGCTCCCACCCCCGTCTCCGGCAGCTCCGCGATCGCCGACCGGCTGTTCCTCAAGCTCGACCCCGCGACCCTCGGCTGGGCGCTCGGCGCGCCCTCCGGCAAGGGCGAGATGCGGGCCTGGTTCGGGCTGGCCGACGGCCGGGACGCCGACCCCCTCTCCCTGCTACTCGCGGTGGACGCGCTGCCGCCCACCGCCTTCGAACTGGGCATCTCCGGCTGGGTCCCGACGGTCGAGCTGACCGTCCACGTCCGGTGCCGTCCGGCGCCGGGACCGCTCCGGGTCGCCGTCACCACCCGTAACCTCGCCGGCGGTTTCCTGGAGGAGGACGCCGAGGTCTGGGACAGTGCCGACCGGCTGGTCGCGCAGTCGCGGCAGCTGGCACGCGTCAGGCTGGCCGACTGA
- a CDS encoding trimeric intracellular cation channel family protein encodes MFQQLFSQSVQHVLDLVGIFVFAISGALLAVRKNFDVFGIAVLAEVTALGGGLFRDLVIGAVPPAAFTDLGYFVTPLLAALLVVFLHPHVERIQTGVNVFDAAGLGLFCVAGTTKAYEYGLGLTASAALGLATAVGGGVLRDVLANEVPSLLRRDRDLYAVPAMVGAGIIVLCISQEALNPFTSAFAAATAFALRLLALRYHWRAPRAWNRRSAAVEES; translated from the coding sequence GTGTTCCAGCAACTCTTCAGTCAGTCCGTCCAGCATGTCCTCGACCTGGTCGGCATCTTCGTCTTCGCCATCTCCGGCGCGCTGCTGGCCGTCCGCAAGAACTTCGACGTCTTCGGCATCGCCGTCCTCGCCGAGGTCACCGCGCTCGGCGGCGGGCTGTTCCGGGACCTGGTCATCGGCGCCGTACCGCCGGCCGCCTTCACCGACCTCGGCTACTTCGTCACCCCGCTGCTCGCCGCGCTCCTCGTCGTCTTCCTCCATCCGCACGTGGAGCGCATCCAGACCGGGGTGAACGTCTTCGACGCGGCCGGCCTCGGCCTCTTCTGTGTCGCGGGCACGACGAAGGCGTACGAGTACGGCCTCGGCCTGACCGCCTCCGCCGCCCTCGGCCTCGCCACGGCCGTCGGCGGCGGTGTGCTGCGCGACGTCCTCGCCAACGAGGTGCCCTCGCTGCTGCGCCGGGACCGCGACCTGTACGCCGTGCCCGCGATGGTCGGCGCCGGGATCATCGTCCTGTGTATCAGCCAGGAGGCCCTGAACCCCTTCACCTCGGCCTTCGCCGCCGCCACGGCCTTCGCGCTGCGACTGCTGGCGCTGCGGTACCACTGGCGGGCGCCGCGGGCATGGAACCGGAGGTCGGCGGCGGTCGAGGAGAGCTGA
- a CDS encoding oligopeptide/dipeptide ABC transporter ATP-binding protein: MSLLELDGVKVHFPVRKGILFDRTVGHVHAVDGVSLKVEAGQTYGLVGESGCGKTTLGRAVLRLVDITEGEVVLDGTDLAKLPDEEMRRFRRRLQMVFQDPLGSLNPRQNIESILSEGMLAHGIGATQEERREKIKEILSRVGLPTNALSRYPHEFSGGQRQRIGIARALVLEPDVIICDEPVSALDVSIQAQVINLLEELQEELGLTYLVIAHDLAVVRHISDVIGVMYLGALVEEAPSDALYAQPRHPYTRALMSAVPVPDPEVEDRRERILLIGDLPSPADPPTGCRFHTRCPWVQDTRCATDRPALTDIGGGHRVACHYAAEIAAGTLRRTTGEVVPAVREGVADGMAPAASADSAGVEVPRQSAAVDKEKAEKAEKAV, encoded by the coding sequence ATGAGCCTGCTCGAACTGGACGGAGTGAAGGTCCATTTCCCCGTCAGGAAAGGCATCCTCTTCGACCGCACGGTCGGCCACGTCCACGCGGTCGACGGCGTCTCGCTCAAGGTCGAGGCGGGCCAGACCTACGGTCTGGTCGGCGAGTCGGGCTGTGGGAAGACCACCCTCGGGCGGGCCGTGCTGCGGCTGGTGGACATCACCGAGGGCGAGGTGGTGCTGGACGGCACCGATCTGGCCAAGCTGCCCGACGAGGAGATGCGCCGCTTCCGGCGCCGTCTCCAGATGGTCTTCCAGGACCCGCTGGGATCCCTCAACCCCCGGCAGAACATCGAGTCGATCCTCTCGGAGGGCATGCTCGCCCACGGCATCGGCGCCACCCAGGAGGAGCGCCGGGAGAAGATCAAGGAGATCCTCTCCAGGGTCGGGCTCCCGACCAACGCCCTGTCCCGCTACCCGCACGAGTTCTCCGGCGGTCAGCGCCAGCGCATCGGCATCGCCCGCGCCCTGGTCCTGGAACCAGACGTGATCATCTGCGACGAGCCCGTCTCGGCACTGGACGTGTCCATCCAGGCGCAGGTGATCAACCTCCTGGAGGAACTCCAGGAGGAACTGGGCCTGACCTATCTGGTGATCGCCCACGACCTGGCCGTGGTCCGCCACATCTCCGACGTGATCGGCGTGATGTACCTCGGCGCCCTGGTGGAGGAGGCGCCGAGCGACGCCCTGTACGCGCAGCCACGACACCCGTACACCAGGGCCCTGATGTCGGCGGTGCCGGTACCCGACCCGGAGGTCGAGGACCGGCGCGAGCGCATCCTGCTCATCGGCGACCTGCCGTCGCCGGCCGATCCGCCGACCGGGTGCCGCTTCCACACCCGTTGCCCGTGGGTGCAGGACACCCGCTGCGCGACCGACCGGCCCGCACTCACCGACATCGGTGGCGGGCACCGGGTGGCCTGCCACTACGCCGCCGAGATCGCGGCCGGAACGCTGCGGCGGACCACGGGAGAGGTGGTGCCGGCGGTGCGCGAGGGAGTGGCGGACGGCATGGCGCCCGCGGCGTCCGCGGACTCCGCGGGAGTGGAGGTGCCGCGGCAGTCCGCGGCGGTGGACAAGGAGAAGGCGGAGAAGGCGGAGAAGGCCGTATAG
- a CDS encoding ABC transporter ATP-binding protein — MPLLTVDELTVTFGGEHGRKESRAVDGVSFSVDRGQVVGLVGESGCGKSVTSLALMGLLPRKGVQVGGRADFDGADLLTMSRKALRDLRGSSIAMIFQDPLSSLNPVVPIGVQVTEILQRHRGLKGEAARKEAAHLLDRVGIPDPDRRLREYPHQLSGGMRQRALIAMAVACAPSLLIADEPTTALDVTIQAQILELLKELVDQEGTALLMITHDLGVVAGLCDQVNVLYAGKAVESAGRRELFAHPTHPYAHGLLGSIPRLDAPRGEPLTPVRGSINDRIDWVDGCAFAPRCDRYELDCLTGTPPLTEPRTAGHQVRCVHPVLEDVRAEEVPA, encoded by the coding sequence ATGCCACTTCTCACAGTCGACGAACTGACCGTCACTTTCGGCGGCGAGCACGGCCGCAAGGAGTCCCGGGCGGTCGACGGCGTCTCGTTCTCCGTCGACCGGGGCCAGGTCGTGGGACTGGTCGGCGAGTCCGGCTGCGGCAAGTCCGTCACCTCCCTGGCACTGATGGGGCTGCTGCCGCGCAAAGGCGTCCAGGTCGGCGGCCGCGCCGACTTCGACGGAGCCGACCTGCTCACCATGAGCCGCAAGGCGCTGCGCGATCTGCGCGGCAGCAGCATCGCCATGATCTTCCAGGACCCGCTGTCCTCCCTCAACCCGGTCGTTCCCATCGGCGTCCAGGTCACCGAGATACTCCAGCGCCACCGGGGACTCAAGGGCGAGGCCGCCCGCAAGGAGGCGGCCCACCTCCTCGACCGGGTCGGCATCCCCGACCCCGACCGGCGGCTCAGGGAGTACCCGCACCAACTGTCCGGCGGAATGCGGCAGCGTGCGCTGATCGCCATGGCCGTGGCCTGCGCGCCTAGCCTGCTGATCGCCGACGAGCCCACCACGGCCCTCGACGTGACGATCCAGGCGCAGATCCTGGAACTGCTCAAGGAACTGGTGGACCAGGAGGGCACGGCCCTGCTGATGATCACCCACGACCTGGGCGTGGTGGCCGGACTCTGCGACCAGGTCAACGTCCTGTACGCGGGCAAGGCCGTGGAGTCCGCCGGACGTCGTGAACTGTTCGCCCACCCCACCCACCCCTACGCGCACGGGCTGCTGGGCTCCATCCCGCGCCTGGACGCGCCGCGCGGCGAACCGCTCACCCCCGTCCGGGGCTCCATCAACGACCGGATCGACTGGGTCGACGGCTGCGCCTTCGCCCCCCGCTGCGACCGCTACGAACTGGACTGCCTGACCGGCACGCCCCCGCTCACCGAACCTCGCACGGCCGGTCACCAGGTGCGTTGTGTCCACCCCGTACTCGAAGACGTCCGGGCCGAGGAGGTCCCCGCATGA
- a CDS encoding ABC transporter permease: MSTTKTEKIQRLAELTAQHETTTGASLWREAFRRLKASKMAIIGAGIIAAFVLLAVIGPWVAPHSPTALTWRGEVLVNQGQFVGPRGGNWLGLDHLGRDMFSRMLVGARQTLLVGVVATFIGLVVGFLVGGLSGAAATLGGEAGKRLDSFIMRVTDMMLALPSLLLAVSIAAVLGQSLTTVMIAVGVVQVPIFARLLRGSMLVQGGTDYVLAARALGVRRRRIVLTQIMPNSLSPVIVQATLSLATAIIEAAALSYLGLGNPDPAIPEWGVMLSQAQRFFDNAPMMAVYPAVGIIITALGFTLLGEAMREALDPKLRG, translated from the coding sequence GTGAGCACCACCAAGACAGAGAAGATCCAGCGCCTCGCGGAGCTCACCGCCCAGCACGAGACCACGACCGGCGCCAGTCTGTGGCGGGAGGCCTTCCGCCGGCTGAAGGCCAGCAAGATGGCGATCATCGGGGCCGGCATCATCGCCGCCTTCGTGCTCCTCGCCGTCATCGGCCCCTGGGTCGCCCCCCATTCGCCGACGGCACTGACCTGGCGCGGAGAAGTCCTCGTCAACCAGGGCCAGTTCGTCGGGCCGCGCGGTGGGAACTGGCTCGGCCTCGACCACCTGGGCCGGGACATGTTCTCGCGGATGCTGGTCGGCGCCCGGCAGACGCTGCTCGTAGGCGTCGTGGCGACCTTCATCGGGCTCGTCGTCGGCTTCCTGGTCGGCGGCCTCTCGGGCGCCGCGGCCACGCTGGGCGGCGAGGCGGGCAAGCGTCTGGACTCGTTCATCATGCGCGTCACCGACATGATGCTGGCGCTGCCCTCGCTGCTGCTCGCCGTGTCCATCGCCGCCGTGCTGGGCCAGTCCCTGACCACCGTGATGATCGCCGTGGGTGTCGTCCAGGTGCCGATCTTCGCCCGGCTGCTGCGCGGCTCCATGCTCGTCCAGGGCGGAACCGACTACGTCCTGGCCGCCCGCGCCCTCGGCGTCCGCAGAAGGCGCATCGTCCTCACCCAGATCATGCCCAACTCGCTCAGCCCGGTGATCGTGCAGGCGACGCTGTCCCTCGCCACCGCGATCATCGAGGCCGCGGCCCTGTCCTACCTGGGTCTCGGCAACCCCGACCCGGCGATCCCCGAGTGGGGCGTCATGCTGTCCCAGGCGCAGCGCTTCTTCGACAACGCGCCGATGATGGCGGTCTATCCGGCCGTCGGCATCATCATCACCGCCCTCGGCTTCACCCTGCTCGGCGAGGCCATGCGGGAAGCCCTCGACCCGAAGCTGCGAGGCTGA
- a CDS encoding ABC transporter permease, with protein MLRLVVRRLLQLIPTLLGLSVLLFLWLNRLPGGPASAILGERATEAEVVRINRALGLDQPLHIQYWRFLKRIAELDLGTSVQTGQPVWEEFTLRFPATVELSVAAMLIAVAVGVPLGYFAARKRGGWLDVTAVSGSLVGICIPVFFLALILKGIFAVELGLFPTYGRQSTGIDATGVTGFAVLDGVLTGELDASWDAISHLVLPAVTLASIPLAVIVRMTRASVLEVVGEDYVRTAESKGLRRRTVRGRHVLRNAMLPVVTAVGLLTGSLLSGAVLTESVFSFGGIGSFIRTAIDGRDYPVLVGFIMFIAIAYVLINLLVDVAYSLIDPRVRVH; from the coding sequence GTGCTGCGTCTCGTCGTACGGAGACTGCTCCAACTCATTCCCACCCTGCTCGGCCTGTCGGTTCTGCTGTTCCTCTGGCTGAACCGGCTGCCCGGCGGACCCGCCTCAGCGATCCTGGGGGAGAGGGCCACCGAGGCCGAAGTGGTACGCATCAACCGTGCGTTGGGGCTCGACCAGCCCCTCCACATCCAGTACTGGCGCTTCCTGAAGCGGATCGCCGAACTCGACCTGGGCACCTCCGTGCAGACCGGACAGCCGGTGTGGGAGGAGTTCACACTGCGCTTCCCCGCCACCGTCGAACTGTCCGTCGCCGCGATGCTCATCGCCGTGGCGGTCGGTGTTCCGCTCGGCTACTTCGCCGCCCGCAAGCGGGGCGGCTGGCTGGACGTCACCGCGGTCTCGGGTTCGCTCGTCGGCATCTGCATCCCGGTCTTCTTCCTCGCGCTCATCCTCAAGGGGATCTTCGCCGTCGAACTGGGCCTCTTCCCCACCTACGGCCGCCAGTCCACCGGTATCGACGCCACCGGCGTGACCGGCTTCGCCGTCCTGGACGGCGTCCTCACCGGAGAGCTCGACGCCTCCTGGGACGCGATCTCCCATCTGGTGCTGCCCGCCGTCACACTGGCCTCCATCCCCCTCGCCGTCATCGTGCGCATGACCCGCGCCAGCGTCCTGGAGGTGGTGGGCGAGGACTACGTCCGCACGGCCGAGTCCAAGGGTCTCAGGCGTCGTACGGTGCGTGGGCGGCACGTGCTGCGCAACGCCATGCTGCCGGTCGTCACCGCGGTCGGCCTGCTCACCGGTTCGCTGCTGTCCGGAGCGGTGCTCACCGAGTCCGTCTTCTCCTTCGGCGGCATCGGCTCCTTCATCCGGACCGCGATCGACGGCCGCGACTACCCGGTGCTCGTCGGCTTCATCATGTTCATCGCGATCGCGTACGTCCTGATCAACCTGCTGGTGGACGTGGCGTACAGCCTCATCGACCCGAGAGTGCGGGTGCACTGA
- a CDS encoding ABC transporter substrate-binding protein, which translates to MRILRSRAARAITAAVAVSLIATGCASERDQEDENGGKDTFVFGAPGDPGSLDPALASDGETFRVTRQAFEALLEHESGGSKLVGGLAESWESNDAGTVWTFNLRKNVKFHDGETFNAEAVCANYDHWFNWTGTYQSSAVSYYWQTIMGGFAKNEDEETPEANYESCTAKDENTAVIEVKEPSANLPGGFSLQALAIHSPKAIAEYEKQEATAKGDAITYPKYSQEAGTVAGTGPYEITKWNKGNKEVSLERFDDYWGDKAKVKNLVIRTIDTEEGRRQALQAGDIDGYDLVAPADVKTLEGEGFQVPVRGVFNLFYLGMTQEKNAALKKKEVRQAIAHAIDRENLVKTQLPEGGKVATQFMPDTVAGYSDDVTTYDYDTAKARELLKDAGESGLEIEFCYPTEVTRPYMPAPQDLFELMKADLEKAGVKVTPKAMKWAPDYLDATESGSCALHMLGWTGDFNDGYNFIGTWFAKYGEQWGFKNQELFDAVNAGSELGSADERTAAYKKANEVIMDYLPGVPLSSSPPSIAFAKDVNPPNVSPLTQENFAEVSFK; encoded by the coding sequence ATGCGCATACTCAGATCCCGTGCCGCCAGGGCGATCACGGCCGCGGTGGCGGTCAGTCTGATCGCCACCGGCTGTGCCAGTGAGCGAGACCAGGAAGACGAGAACGGCGGCAAGGACACGTTCGTGTTCGGTGCCCCCGGCGACCCGGGCTCGCTGGACCCGGCACTCGCGAGCGACGGCGAGACCTTCCGGGTCACCCGCCAGGCATTCGAGGCGCTGCTCGAACACGAGTCGGGCGGCAGCAAGCTCGTCGGAGGCCTCGCCGAGAGCTGGGAGAGCAACGACGCGGGCACGGTCTGGACCTTCAACCTCCGCAAGAACGTGAAGTTCCACGACGGCGAGACGTTCAACGCCGAGGCCGTATGCGCCAACTACGACCACTGGTTCAACTGGACGGGCACCTACCAGTCGAGCGCGGTCTCCTACTACTGGCAGACCATCATGGGCGGCTTCGCGAAGAACGAGGACGAGGAGACGCCCGAGGCGAACTACGAGTCCTGCACCGCGAAGGACGAGAACACCGCCGTCATCGAGGTCAAGGAGCCCTCCGCGAACCTGCCGGGCGGCTTCTCCCTGCAGGCCCTCGCCATCCACTCGCCGAAGGCCATCGCGGAGTACGAGAAGCAGGAGGCGACCGCCAAGGGCGACGCCATCACGTACCCCAAGTACAGCCAGGAGGCCGGCACGGTCGCCGGTACCGGCCCGTACGAGATCACGAAGTGGAACAAGGGCAACAAGGAGGTCTCCCTTGAGCGCTTCGACGACTACTGGGGCGACAAGGCCAAGGTGAAGAACCTGGTCATCCGTACGATCGACACCGAGGAGGGCCGCCGCCAGGCGCTCCAGGCCGGTGACATCGACGGCTACGACCTGGTGGCGCCCGCCGACGTGAAGACGCTGGAGGGCGAGGGCTTCCAGGTCCCGGTCCGTGGCGTCTTCAACCTCTTCTACCTCGGCATGACCCAGGAGAAGAACGCGGCGCTGAAGAAGAAGGAGGTCCGCCAGGCCATCGCGCACGCCATCGACCGCGAGAACCTGGTCAAGACCCAGCTGCCCGAGGGCGGCAAGGTGGCCACACAGTTCATGCCGGACACCGTCGCCGGCTACTCGGACGACGTGACGACGTACGACTACGACACCGCCAAGGCCAGGGAACTCCTCAAGGACGCCGGTGAGAGCGGTCTGGAGATCGAGTTCTGCTACCCGACCGAGGTCACCCGCCCCTACATGCCCGCCCCGCAGGACCTGTTCGAGCTGATGAAGGCCGACCTGGAGAAGGCCGGCGTCAAGGTCACCCCGAAGGCCATGAAGTGGGCCCCGGACTACCTGGACGCCACCGAGTCCGGCTCCTGCGCCCTGCACATGCTGGGCTGGACCGGTGACTTCAACGACGGCTACAACTTCATCGGCACCTGGTTCGCCAAGTACGGCGAGCAGTGGGGCTTCAAGAACCAGGAGCTCTTCGACGCGGTGAACGCCGGCTCGGAGCTGGGCAGCGCCGACGAGCGCACCGCGGCGTACAAGAAGGCCAACGAGGTCATCATGGACTACCTGCCGGGTGTCCCGCTCTCCTCCTCGCCGCCGTCCATCGCGTTCGCCAAGGACGTCAACCCGCCGAACGTCTCCCCGCTGACGCAGGAGAACTTCGCGGAAGTCTCCTTCAAGTAG
- a CDS encoding enhanced serine sensitivity protein SseB C-terminal domain-containing protein: MSASGSGIATGQVEHMLRQVTPGRYDAYEALLRALATPSSGQIWMLLWHGQAGSPDAQYGNMEVDGFNYAPCVTSAQELSASGWNRSYEVVDGLDVARTLYPDHYGLWLNPHAPGGGVGVPWLDLRRIATGLERQPAGPLRLSEPAIEIPQFYALLTQNAHRTPAVRSLRRAWVQPALGAPYLAIGLDVYDTSPPAVDSVRAMMQQSIGAVPDGLPVSTVAMSDEYDPIAMWLRAAARPFYDREAHGAVGAAPVGGYGYPPAPGHQPGAAAPRAY, translated from the coding sequence GTGAGCGCGAGCGGCAGCGGCATCGCCACCGGGCAGGTCGAGCACATGCTGCGCCAGGTGACGCCCGGGCGTTACGACGCCTACGAGGCGCTGCTGCGTGCCCTCGCCACCCCGTCCTCCGGCCAGATCTGGATGCTGCTCTGGCACGGCCAGGCCGGCTCGCCGGACGCGCAGTACGGGAACATGGAGGTCGACGGGTTCAACTACGCCCCATGCGTGACCTCCGCCCAGGAGCTCTCCGCCAGTGGCTGGAACCGCAGTTACGAGGTGGTCGACGGCCTGGACGTGGCCCGCACCCTCTACCCCGACCACTACGGCCTCTGGCTGAACCCGCACGCGCCGGGCGGCGGCGTCGGCGTCCCCTGGCTCGACCTGCGCCGGATCGCCACGGGCCTGGAGCGGCAGCCCGCGGGCCCGCTGCGGCTGTCCGAGCCGGCCATCGAGATCCCGCAGTTCTACGCCCTGTTGACGCAGAACGCCCACCGCACCCCCGCCGTGCGCTCGCTGCGCCGCGCCTGGGTGCAGCCCGCGCTCGGCGCGCCCTACCTGGCCATCGGCCTGGACGTGTACGACACCTCGCCGCCCGCCGTCGACTCGGTGCGCGCGATGATGCAGCAGTCCATCGGCGCCGTTCCGGACGGACTGCCGGTCTCCACCGTGGCCATGTCCGACGAGTACGACCCGATCGCGATGTGGCTGCGCGCCGCCGCCCGCCCCTTCTACGACCGCGAGGCCCACGGCGCCGTCGGCGCCGCCCCGGTCGGCGGCTACGGCTACCCTCCGGCCCCCGGTCACCAGCCCGGAGCCGCCGCCCCCCGCGCGTACTGA
- a CDS encoding enhanced serine sensitivity protein SseB → MDFPADFPAQAHPHGHGGWPGNELEEVLSASLGVPSAGPRIVEVLARGFVWVPLPEGGGPQSGQLDLPTMDIGGQAYVPVFSSEEQFRQVAGDHMSFTVAPAAEFARGLPPQVGLVLNPDGVVGIPLPPPAVAELCRAGRTPLDGSASGARVRLFEPDWQDDPVDFLAAASAEFAGAGAVLSARRCLAAVETADPVLFIGVEPVSWEADRTLILAALGRALTKAPVPWPVNTVFLDVAQDPVGDWLREKVRPFYQQGY, encoded by the coding sequence ATGGACTTCCCGGCGGACTTTCCGGCACAGGCGCACCCCCATGGGCACGGCGGGTGGCCCGGCAACGAGCTGGAGGAGGTGCTGTCCGCGTCCCTCGGGGTGCCCTCCGCCGGGCCGCGGATCGTGGAGGTGCTGGCCCGCGGCTTCGTGTGGGTGCCGCTGCCGGAGGGCGGCGGCCCGCAGAGCGGTCAGCTCGATCTGCCCACGATGGACATCGGCGGTCAGGCGTATGTGCCGGTCTTCAGCTCCGAGGAGCAGTTCCGCCAGGTCGCCGGCGACCACATGTCGTTCACGGTCGCGCCGGCCGCCGAGTTCGCGCGCGGCCTGCCCCCGCAGGTCGGCCTCGTGCTGAACCCGGACGGTGTCGTGGGCATCCCGCTGCCGCCGCCCGCCGTGGCCGAACTGTGCCGGGCCGGGCGGACCCCGCTGGACGGATCGGCGAGCGGCGCCCGGGTACGGCTGTTCGAGCCCGACTGGCAGGACGACCCGGTGGACTTCCTCGCGGCGGCCTCCGCCGAGTTCGCCGGAGCCGGAGCCGTCCTCTCCGCCCGCCGCTGCCTCGCCGCCGTCGAGACCGCCGACCCCGTGCTGTTCATCGGTGTCGAACCGGTCTCCTGGGAGGCCGACCGCACCCTGATCCTGGCCGCCCTCGGCCGAGCCCTCACCAAGGCACCCGTGCCCTGGCCGGTCAACACGGTCTTCCTCGACGTCGCCCAGGACCCGGTCGGCGACTGGCTCCGCGAAAAGGTACGGCCCTTCTACCAGCAGGGCTACTGA
- a CDS encoding AAA family ATPase has product MTVNRTTAYATTSGIALPEPPVAPAGEACGPFPKAVVRDLRERAGRSPHGLSFGPDDLVVVTGLPGSGKSTLMRRAVPGVRIDSQDTRDRFDARFAGSLPYAVYRPFVRLAHYAGLRRALRSGQGIVVHDCGTQAWVRGWLAREAGRRGGTLHLLLLDVTADQARDGQRERGRGVSRYAFARHRGAMTRLLRAVEKGRLPPGCGSAVLIDRAAADVLKRIEFAG; this is encoded by the coding sequence ATCACGGTGAACAGGACCACGGCGTACGCGACGACCTCGGGCATCGCCCTGCCCGAGCCGCCCGTCGCACCGGCCGGTGAGGCGTGCGGCCCCTTCCCGAAGGCGGTCGTCCGCGACCTCAGGGAGCGTGCCGGGCGCAGTCCCCACGGGCTGTCCTTCGGACCGGACGACCTCGTGGTGGTCACGGGCCTGCCCGGCAGCGGGAAGTCGACGCTGATGCGGCGCGCGGTACCGGGCGTCCGGATCGACTCCCAGGACACCCGCGACCGCTTCGACGCGCGCTTCGCCGGCTCTCTGCCGTACGCGGTCTACCGGCCCTTCGTGCGCCTCGCCCACTACGCGGGGCTGCGGCGGGCGCTGCGCTCCGGGCAGGGGATCGTCGTCCACGACTGTGGGACGCAGGCGTGGGTGCGGGGCTGGCTCGCGCGCGAGGCCGGGAGGCGGGGCGGCACCCTGCACCTGCTGTTGCTCGATGTCACCGCCGACCAGGCCCGGGACGGTCAGCGCGAGCGGGGGCGGGGCGTGTCGCGCTATGCGTTCGCCCGCCATCGGGGTGCCATGACGCGGTTGCTGCGGGCGGTGGAGAAGGGCAGGCTTCCGCCGGGGTGCGGTTCGGCGGTGCTGATCGACCGGGCCGCGGCGGATGTCCTGAAGCGGATCGAGTTCGCGGGGTGA